A portion of the Candidatus Eisenbacteria bacterium genome contains these proteins:
- a CDS encoding VWA domain-containing protein → MIRFEYPWLLLLLLLVPALLLWRSRRPDTRPAAVLWGTVGGLPRGGAGAWLLQFARVLPWLVLSLGIVAAARPQAGVQQSEVDTRGVDIVLAIDISRSMNASDMGGGKRLDVARATARDFARGRSHDRIGVVGFAGTAFTLCPLTLDHETLISLIDGLNFGLAEDGTAIGMGLATAVQRLRESRTPSKVVVLLTDGENNRGAIDPLTAADLAKALGIKVYAILVGRPSVEPVTVDDPVLGRVQQLMNVGVDERPLVEIARRTGGRFFRAGDASTLAVVYSEIDRLERAPIRALVYREYRDLGPQVLGVAALLLAAWSLSLSTWAFRAP, encoded by the coding sequence ATGATCCGCTTCGAGTATCCGTGGCTGCTCCTGCTGCTGCTGCTCGTGCCGGCGCTCCTGCTGTGGCGCTCGCGACGCCCCGACACACGCCCGGCGGCGGTGTTGTGGGGCACGGTGGGCGGCCTGCCGCGCGGCGGCGCCGGCGCGTGGCTGCTGCAGTTCGCCCGGGTGCTGCCGTGGCTGGTGCTGTCGCTCGGAATCGTCGCGGCGGCCCGCCCGCAGGCCGGCGTCCAGCAGAGCGAGGTGGACACCCGCGGGGTGGACATCGTGCTCGCCATCGACATCTCGCGAAGCATGAACGCCTCGGACATGGGCGGCGGCAAGAGACTCGACGTGGCGCGCGCGACGGCGCGCGACTTCGCGCGCGGCCGCTCGCACGACCGCATCGGGGTCGTGGGATTCGCCGGCACGGCGTTCACGCTCTGCCCGCTGACGCTCGACCACGAGACGCTGATCTCCCTCATCGACGGCCTCAACTTCGGGCTCGCCGAGGACGGCACGGCGATCGGCATGGGCTTGGCGACCGCGGTGCAGCGGCTGCGCGAGAGCCGGACGCCGAGCAAGGTCGTCGTGCTGCTCACCGACGGCGAAAACAACCGCGGCGCCATCGATCCGCTCACCGCCGCCGACCTCGCGAAGGCGCTCGGGATCAAGGTCTACGCCATTCTCGTCGGACGGCCGAGCGTCGAGCCGGTGACCGTGGACGACCCGGTGCTGGGCCGCGTGCAGCAACTGATGAACGTCGGTGTGGACGAGCGGCCGCTCGTCGAGATCGCCCGCCGGACCGGAGGGCGCTTCTTCCGTGCCGGCGATGCGAGCACGCTGGCCGTCGTCTATTCCGAAATCGACCGGCTCGAGCGGGCCCCGATCCGCGCGCTCGTCTATCGCGAGTACCGCGACCTCGGCCCGCAGGTCCTGGGCGTCGCGGCGCTGCTGCTCGCGGCCTGGTCGCTCTCGCTGTCCACCTGGGCGTTCCGGGCGCCGTGA
- a CDS encoding serine hydroxymethyltransferase encodes MSDPRAQDPQLFDAIARERQRQSQYLELIASENFVSDAVLEATGSVLTNKYAEGLPGKRYYGGCEWVDVAENLARDRVRQLFGADHANVQPHSGASANLAAYLAVAEPGGTLLGMSLAHGGHLTHGHPVSVSGQLWKPVQYGVRPEDGRIDYDEVARLAREHRPAILVAGASAYPRQLDFARFGAIADEVGATLVVDMAHIAGLVAAGLHPSPVPHAGLVTSTTHKTLRGPRGGIVLAKQAFAAKLDKAVFPGLQGGPLMHVIAAKAVCFGEAQSEGFRDYQRRIVENARVLGETLRDAGFDLVSGGTDNHLLLVDLRRRDLTGKTAEEALHRARMTVNKNAVPNDPHKPWVTSGIRVGTPALTTRGMGPDEMRAIGGWMARVLKKPDDEALAREVERQVLELTAGYPLFSWQPVPRSGAAAGRAG; translated from the coding sequence GTGTCCGACCCGAGAGCGCAGGACCCTCAACTGTTCGACGCCATCGCGCGCGAGCGCCAGCGCCAGTCGCAGTACCTCGAGCTGATCGCCTCCGAGAACTTCGTCAGCGACGCGGTGCTCGAGGCGACCGGGTCGGTGCTGACCAACAAGTACGCCGAGGGCCTTCCGGGCAAGCGCTACTACGGAGGTTGCGAGTGGGTGGACGTGGCCGAGAACCTCGCCCGCGACCGGGTCCGCCAGCTGTTCGGCGCCGACCACGCGAACGTCCAGCCCCACTCGGGCGCTTCGGCGAACCTCGCCGCCTACCTGGCGGTGGCCGAGCCGGGAGGGACGCTGCTCGGCATGAGCCTGGCGCACGGCGGCCACCTCACGCACGGGCATCCCGTGTCGGTCTCCGGCCAGTTGTGGAAGCCCGTGCAGTACGGGGTGAGGCCGGAGGACGGGCGCATTGACTACGACGAGGTCGCGCGCCTCGCGCGCGAGCACCGGCCGGCGATCCTCGTCGCCGGGGCCAGCGCCTACCCGCGGCAGCTGGACTTCGCGCGCTTCGGCGCCATCGCCGACGAGGTCGGGGCGACGCTGGTCGTGGACATGGCGCACATCGCGGGGCTGGTGGCGGCCGGACTTCACCCGAGCCCCGTGCCGCACGCGGGGCTGGTGACGAGCACGACGCACAAGACCCTGCGCGGCCCGCGCGGCGGGATCGTGCTCGCGAAGCAGGCCTTCGCGGCGAAACTGGACAAGGCCGTCTTCCCGGGGCTGCAGGGTGGTCCGCTCATGCACGTCATCGCCGCCAAGGCGGTGTGCTTCGGCGAAGCGCAGAGCGAAGGATTCCGCGACTACCAGCGCCGCATCGTGGAAAACGCCCGGGTGCTGGGAGAAACGCTGCGGGACGCCGGCTTCGACCTGGTCTCGGGAGGCACCGACAACCACCTGCTCCTCGTGGACCTGCGCCGTCGCGACCTGACCGGCAAGACCGCCGAGGAAGCCCTCCACCGCGCGCGGATGACCGTGAACAAGAACGCCGTGCCGAACGACCCGCACAAGCCGTGGGTGACGAGCGGCATCCGGGTCGGGACGCCCGCCCTGACCACGCGTGGCATGGGTCCCGACGAGATGCGCGCGATCGGTGGCTGGATGGCGCGGGTGCTCAAGAAACCGGACGACGAGGCGCTGGCGCGCGAGGTCGAGCGCCAGGTTCTCGAGCTGACGGCGGGCTACCCGCTGTTCAGCTGGCAGCCGGTCCCGCGCTCCGGCGCGGCGGCGGGCCGTGCAGGCTGA
- a CDS encoding DUF4129 domain-containing protein codes for MRIARAFVAVALATGALLAARPAEASLIPPGGAARRANDRVQPVAKGLAGLDRVGGRARPPYPMRVSVSPSPARLGQRLFYRASILVEPGTRVRMDRPQQGGDLSWGAPRTGRTRVTSARLGQGQYLVAGDSVWLEAPLQVFATGTVAVPGLAVEVRWDGRERPAVTRMPTAHLVVLPTLTAADSNARLRSLHGPLRAPWWERVPWRWVAAVALLVIVAVIVLVRLLRPKRIVAPPPVAVRPPPVRDPGTEALAELARLRALRLPEAGRFADHAFELSRILHRYLEAVVGTPRPGDTSGELVERLRQSRLPGEDVNRLEGLLGLWDRVKFARAPLGVDEAVRCESAVESLVRREQRGAA; via the coding sequence ATGAGAATCGCCCGAGCGTTCGTGGCCGTCGCGCTCGCAACCGGCGCGCTGCTCGCCGCCCGGCCGGCGGAGGCGAGCCTGATTCCGCCCGGCGGCGCGGCCCGGCGCGCGAACGACCGCGTGCAGCCGGTGGCGAAGGGACTCGCGGGACTCGACCGCGTCGGGGGCCGGGCGCGCCCGCCGTATCCGATGCGCGTGAGCGTTTCTCCCTCGCCGGCCCGGCTCGGGCAACGGCTCTTCTACCGGGCCAGCATCCTCGTCGAGCCGGGCACGCGCGTGCGCATGGATCGGCCGCAGCAGGGCGGCGACCTGTCGTGGGGCGCGCCGCGGACCGGACGGACGAGGGTCACTTCGGCCCGTCTCGGACAGGGCCAGTATCTCGTGGCGGGGGACAGCGTGTGGCTGGAAGCGCCGCTGCAGGTGTTCGCCACCGGCACGGTCGCCGTGCCGGGGCTCGCGGTCGAAGTCCGCTGGGACGGCCGAGAGCGGCCGGCCGTGACCCGCATGCCGACCGCGCACCTGGTCGTGCTGCCGACGCTCACGGCGGCGGATTCCAACGCCCGCCTGCGGTCGCTGCACGGGCCGCTGCGCGCGCCCTGGTGGGAGCGGGTGCCCTGGCGATGGGTGGCGGCGGTCGCGCTGCTGGTGATCGTGGCCGTGATCGTCCTCGTCCGGCTGCTGCGTCCGAAGCGGATCGTGGCGCCGCCACCGGTGGCGGTGCGCCCGCCGCCGGTGCGCGACCCCGGCACCGAGGCTCTCGCCGAGCTGGCGAGGCTGCGGGCGCTGCGCCTGCCCGAGGCGGGACGCTTCGCCGATCATGCGTTCGAGTTGAGCCGCATCCTGCACCGCTATCTCGAGGCGGTCGTGGGAACCCCGAGGCCGGGCGACACCAGCGGCGAGCTGGTCGAGAGGCTTCGCCAGTCGCGACTGCCCGGCGAGGACGTGAACCGGCTCGAGGGACTGCTCGGACTCTGGGACCGGGTCAAGTTCGCGCGCGCGCCACTGGGCGTGGACGAAGCCGTCCGCTGCGAGTCTGCCGTCGAGTCGCTCGTGCGCCGGGAACAGCGGGGCGCGGCATGA
- a CDS encoding VWA domain-containing protein has product MSFEHPAWLWGLAALPLLALLEWRALERARRAARSLVGSRPDHALLAQSLPGVRIAGLALRLAALAMLVAGAAGPQWGRETVRRQSQGSDLVFVLDVSASMDARDVAPSRLDEARREALGLLERVPGSRVGVVAFAGDAVRLCPLTLDHAAVRLVLASLSSSSVSTPGTDLGRALKAMLKLLPQGRREEQAAVVWTDGEDLEGGAREAIEDVRRAGVRVFAVGVGTPAGDVVPVFDGSDQAVDVKRDENGQVVRSRLDERLLRDLGRSTRGGYFAASRSGGELSRLAASMGSLARSSHGARLVERPVARFPLLALLAVAALAWELARPRRREARPRNQALARAAALLLVAGAMASPAHAQSPWARGDRAFQRGLWAKAESLYAKRALRSAPARLQVNLATARALNGKREAAEKALDRLTAERGRAGQVAGYNLGTLYGEQKDYDRALGELRRALERDPGDADARWNYELLRRERDAAREPSSPRQPDAPPTPDQKGKPNPGGPNPEQQGARPSPNAPPQAQGAPPPPAPGGGAPGMTKQQAEQLLGSLQELERLERQRAQRVRATREKKGRDW; this is encoded by the coding sequence ATGAGCTTCGAACATCCGGCCTGGCTGTGGGGCCTCGCCGCCCTGCCGCTGCTCGCGCTGCTCGAGTGGCGCGCGCTCGAACGCGCGCGGCGCGCGGCGCGCTCGCTCGTCGGGTCGCGGCCCGACCACGCGCTGCTCGCGCAGTCGCTGCCCGGCGTGCGGATCGCGGGTCTGGCGCTGCGGCTCGCGGCGCTGGCGATGCTCGTCGCCGGCGCGGCCGGCCCGCAGTGGGGCCGCGAGACCGTGCGCCGGCAGTCGCAGGGATCCGACCTGGTGTTCGTGCTGGACGTGTCGGCGAGCATGGACGCGAGGGATGTCGCGCCGTCACGGCTCGACGAGGCGCGGCGCGAGGCGCTCGGGCTGCTCGAACGGGTGCCGGGCAGTCGCGTCGGCGTCGTGGCGTTCGCCGGCGACGCGGTTCGCCTGTGCCCGCTGACGCTCGACCATGCGGCGGTGCGCCTGGTGCTCGCGTCGCTCTCCAGCTCCTCGGTGAGCACTCCGGGCACGGATCTCGGCCGCGCGCTCAAGGCGATGCTCAAGCTGCTGCCGCAGGGCCGGCGCGAGGAGCAGGCGGCGGTCGTGTGGACCGACGGCGAGGACCTGGAAGGCGGCGCGAGGGAGGCGATCGAGGACGTCCGGCGCGCGGGCGTGCGCGTCTTCGCGGTCGGCGTCGGCACCCCGGCGGGCGACGTCGTTCCCGTCTTCGACGGCTCGGATCAGGCGGTGGACGTAAAGCGGGACGAGAACGGCCAGGTCGTGCGCAGCCGGCTCGACGAACGCCTGCTGCGCGATCTCGGGCGCTCGACCCGCGGGGGCTACTTCGCGGCCTCGCGCTCCGGCGGGGAACTTTCGCGCCTCGCCGCGTCCATGGGCTCGCTCGCGCGTTCCAGCCATGGTGCGCGGCTGGTCGAGCGTCCGGTGGCGCGCTTTCCGCTGCTGGCGCTGCTCGCCGTCGCCGCGCTCGCCTGGGAACTCGCGCGGCCGCGCCGCCGGGAGGCGCGGCCGCGCAACCAGGCGCTGGCACGCGCCGCGGCGCTGCTGCTGGTCGCGGGCGCGATGGCGTCGCCCGCGCACGCCCAGAGCCCGTGGGCGAGGGGCGACCGGGCCTTCCAGCGCGGCCTGTGGGCGAAGGCCGAGTCGCTGTACGCGAAGCGCGCGCTGCGTTCCGCGCCGGCGCGCCTGCAGGTGAACCTGGCGACGGCGCGGGCGTTGAACGGCAAGCGCGAGGCGGCCGAGAAGGCGCTGGACCGCCTGACCGCCGAACGAGGGCGGGCCGGACAGGTGGCCGGCTACAACCTCGGCACCCTGTACGGAGAGCAGAAGGACTACGACCGCGCGCTCGGCGAGCTGCGCCGCGCGCTCGAGCGCGATCCCGGCGACGCCGACGCGCGCTGGAACTACGAGCTGCTGCGACGGGAACGGGACGCGGCGCGCGAGCCCTCGTCACCCCGGCAACCGGACGCGCCGCCCACGCCGGACCAGAAGGGGAAGCCCAATCCCGGCGGGCCGAACCCCGAGCAGCAGGGGGCCCGGCCCAGCCCGAACGCCCCGCCGCAGGCGCAGGGGGCGCCACCGCCTCCGGCGCCGGGCGGCGGCGCGCCCGGGATGACGAAGCAGCAGGCGGAGCAACTGCTCGGGTCGCTCCAGGAGCTCGAGCGGCTCGAGCGCCAGCGTGCGCAGCGCGTGCGCGCGACGCGCGAGAAGAAGGGCAGGGACTGGTGA
- the rpiB gene encoding ribose 5-phosphate isomerase B has translation MKVAIGSDHAGYALKQAVGAELRRLGHEVVDVGTNSGSESVDYPDYTIPVAEKVAAGEAERGVVVCATGIGASIAANKVEGVRASVVTSDETARLTRQDNDSNVLALGGRTAPDTAAALEWLRTWLDTPFAGGRHQRRVDKIRDYERQHPRT, from the coding sequence GTGAAGGTCGCGATCGGCAGCGATCACGCGGGCTATGCACTCAAGCAGGCCGTGGGCGCGGAACTGCGCCGCCTCGGCCACGAGGTCGTGGACGTCGGCACGAACTCGGGCTCGGAGTCGGTGGACTACCCGGATTACACCATCCCGGTCGCCGAGAAGGTGGCCGCCGGCGAAGCCGAGCGGGGCGTGGTGGTGTGCGCCACGGGCATCGGCGCGAGCATCGCGGCGAACAAGGTGGAGGGTGTCCGGGCCTCGGTCGTGACCAGCGACGAGACGGCCCGGCTCACCCGCCAGGACAACGACTCGAACGTCCTCGCGCTGGGTGGGCGGACGGCCCCGGATACCGCCGCGGCGCTCGAATGGCTGCGCACCTGGCTCGACACTCCGTTCGCGGGCGGCCGCCACCAGCGGCGCGTGGACAAGATCCGGGACTACGAACGCCAGCATCCCCGAACCTGA
- a CDS encoding threonylcarbamoyl-AMP synthase, with product MEILKIDAAAPQPEALEAAAEAVLRGGVIAFPTDTLYGLSCSLLDASAVEMLARLKRRDPSHAVISLIPSPDMAWALAYEVPPAAERLIRAFWPGPLSIILPASGFVPERVRGSGATVALRCPNDRLSLALLARIGGPIVSSSANLSGRPPATTAEEVVSYFGNQLDLVLDGGPRLGGLPSTLVDCSGARPKLLRRGAVDISSVLTDFEDLSSPPGDG from the coding sequence ATGGAGATCCTGAAGATCGACGCCGCTGCACCGCAGCCCGAGGCGCTCGAAGCCGCGGCCGAGGCCGTGCTGCGCGGCGGGGTCATCGCTTTTCCGACGGACACGCTGTACGGCCTGTCGTGCTCGCTGCTCGACGCGTCCGCGGTCGAGATGCTCGCCCGGCTCAAGCGCCGGGATCCGTCGCACGCGGTGATCTCGCTGATTCCCTCGCCGGACATGGCGTGGGCGCTCGCCTACGAGGTTCCGCCCGCGGCGGAGCGCCTGATCCGCGCGTTCTGGCCCGGACCGCTGTCCATCATCCTGCCCGCTTCCGGGTTCGTGCCGGAACGCGTGCGCGGAAGCGGCGCGACCGTCGCGCTCCGCTGTCCGAACGACCGACTCTCGCTGGCGCTGCTCGCGCGGATCGGAGGGCCGATCGTCTCGAGCAGCGCGAACCTCTCCGGCCGTCCGCCGGCGACGACGGCGGAGGAGGTCGTGAGCTACTTCGGGAACCAGCTCGACCTCGTGCTCGACGGCGGGCCGCGCCTCGGAGGCCTGCCCTCGACGCTCGTGGACTGCAGCGGCGCGCGACCGAAGCTTCTTCGCCGCGGAGCCGTGGACATTTCCTCCGTGTTGACGGATTTCGAAGATCTTTCGTCCCCGCCGGGCGACGGTTGA
- a CDS encoding MoxR family ATPase, with protein sequence MTVDMQTARRIERAGEVLGRVREEVGRAVVGQHAMVDRLLIGLLTGGHVLLEGVPGLAKTLAANSLAQALSLKFRRIQFTPDLLPADLTGTLVYNPRDGSFTAKRGPVFANLVLADEINRAPAKVQSALLEAMQEKQVTLGDESVPLDEPFLVLATQNPIEQEGTYPLPEAQSDRFMLKVKVGYPERAEEKEILRRAGLAAMPTLEPKATREQLLEAREALASVYVDDKIQEYVLDLVGATRRPRDFGLSLEALVSVGASPRATLFLVRGGQAHALVRGRPYVLPEDIKAIGLDVLRHRIMVSYEAEAEGVDGEEVARRILEQVRVP encoded by the coding sequence ATGACCGTCGACATGCAAACCGCCCGGCGCATCGAACGCGCCGGTGAAGTTCTCGGCCGTGTGCGCGAGGAAGTGGGACGCGCCGTCGTGGGTCAGCACGCGATGGTGGACCGGCTGCTCATCGGGCTGCTGACCGGCGGACACGTGCTTCTCGAAGGCGTCCCGGGACTCGCCAAGACGCTGGCCGCGAACAGCCTCGCGCAGGCGCTGTCGCTCAAGTTCCGCCGCATCCAGTTCACACCCGACCTGCTGCCCGCCGACCTGACGGGGACGCTCGTCTACAACCCGCGCGACGGATCCTTCACGGCCAAGCGGGGGCCCGTGTTCGCGAACCTGGTGCTGGCCGACGAGATCAATCGCGCGCCCGCCAAGGTGCAGTCCGCGCTGCTCGAGGCGATGCAGGAGAAGCAGGTCACCCTCGGCGACGAATCCGTGCCTCTCGACGAGCCGTTCCTGGTGCTCGCGACCCAGAATCCGATCGAGCAGGAGGGCACCTACCCTCTGCCCGAGGCGCAGAGCGACCGCTTCATGCTCAAGGTCAAGGTGGGTTACCCCGAGCGCGCCGAGGAGAAGGAGATCCTGCGACGCGCGGGGCTCGCCGCGATGCCGACGCTGGAACCGAAGGCGACCCGCGAGCAGCTGCTCGAGGCCCGCGAGGCGCTCGCCAGCGTCTACGTGGACGACAAGATCCAGGAGTACGTGCTCGATCTGGTGGGCGCCACCCGCCGGCCCCGCGACTTCGGCCTGTCCCTCGAAGCGCTCGTTTCCGTCGGCGCCTCGCCGCGAGCCACGCTTTTCCTGGTGCGCGGCGGGCAGGCGCACGCCCTCGTCCGCGGCCGGCCCTACGTGCTGCCCGAGGACATCAAGGCGATCGGCCTCGACGTGCTGCGCCACCGGATCATGGTCTCCTACGAGGCCGAGGCCGAGGGCGTGGACGGCGAAGAGGTCGCGCGGCGGATCCTGGAGCAGGTGCGCGTGCCCTGA
- the purE gene encoding 5-(carboxyamino)imidazole ribonucleotide mutase — protein sequence MKRTKARVGIVMGSESDRPVMEEAARVCADFGVHCEVVVRSAHRTPEAAAKWARTAKGRGLEVIIAGAGGAAHLAGAMAAHSRLPVLGVPLASSPLGGFDALLSTVQMPPGVPVGTLGVGSWGARNAAHLALRILALGDAALARRLEDVAAAMAGGRRR from the coding sequence ATGAAACGGACGAAGGCGCGGGTCGGGATCGTCATGGGCAGCGAATCGGACCGGCCCGTGATGGAGGAGGCGGCCAGGGTGTGCGCGGACTTCGGCGTCCACTGCGAGGTCGTGGTCCGCTCCGCGCACCGCACGCCGGAGGCGGCGGCGAAGTGGGCGCGCACCGCGAAAGGGCGGGGTCTCGAGGTGATCATCGCCGGAGCCGGCGGCGCCGCTCATCTGGCGGGGGCGATGGCGGCGCACAGCCGCCTGCCCGTCCTCGGGGTTCCGCTCGCCAGCTCGCCTCTCGGCGGCTTCGACGCGCTGCTCTCGACCGTGCAGATGCCGCCGGGCGTGCCGGTCGGCACCCTCGGGGTCGGATCGTGGGGCGCGCGCAACGCCGCGCACCTGGCGCTGCGAATCCTGGCGCTCGGCGACGCCGCCCTGGCGCGTCGGCTCGAGGACGTCGCGGCGGCCATGGCCGGCGGACGGCGGCGCTGA
- a CDS encoding low molecular weight phosphotyrosine protein phosphatase, translating into MSGEPQLRVLFICTGNTCRSPMAAAALTDELGSDAARVVVESAGISAQDGQPASTDTRELLHAQGLDVSAHRARRVNASLLRDADFVIVMDPLHRQALEAQGVPRERVQILSEFPAPGEPGLPVSDPYGASKEAYEECWRRIRLHVRRLAPVVREALDARNPS; encoded by the coding sequence ATGTCCGGCGAACCGCAGTTGCGTGTGCTGTTCATCTGCACGGGAAACACGTGCCGCAGCCCGATGGCCGCGGCGGCGCTGACGGACGAACTCGGCTCCGACGCCGCTCGGGTCGTGGTCGAGTCGGCGGGGATCTCGGCCCAGGACGGGCAGCCCGCGAGCACCGACACGCGCGAACTGCTGCATGCGCAGGGCCTCGACGTCTCCGCGCACCGGGCGCGGCGCGTGAACGCGAGCCTGCTGCGGGACGCGGACTTCGTCATCGTGATGGACCCGCTGCATCGCCAGGCGCTGGAAGCGCAGGGCGTGCCGCGGGAGCGGGTGCAGATCCTCAGCGAGTTCCCGGCTCCGGGAGAGCCCGGACTGCCGGTGTCGGACCCCTACGGGGCATCGAAGGAAGCTTACGAGGAGTGCTGGCGAAGGATCCGCCTGCACGTCCGGCGCCTGGCGCCGGTGGTCAGGGAAGCCCTCGACGCGCGCAACCCTTCCTGA
- a CDS encoding branched-chain amino acid transaminase — MAMKKSEKIWMNGQFVAWDDAKVHVMSHVMHYGSSVFEGIRAYDSKSGPAIFRLGEHIERLMASSKIYRMQVPFSAEQIERACLEAVAVNGLRDCYIRPLVYRGYSHVGVDPRGTPIDLMIAVFPWGKYLGEDALTKGAAVKIGTWARMAPNTLPALAKAGGNYMNSQLLKLEAVEDGYDEAIALDVQGFVSEGSGENLFAVHRREILTPPVSSSILSGITRDSVMRLAQDMGYTVREAVLPRELLYIVDELFFTGTAVEITPIGSVDRIPVGTGERGPVTKALQDAFFGIVKGELPDRYGWLSPVPQASAKRA; from the coding sequence ATGGCGATGAAGAAGAGCGAGAAGATCTGGATGAACGGTCAGTTCGTCGCGTGGGACGACGCGAAGGTGCACGTGATGTCCCACGTGATGCACTACGGATCGAGCGTCTTCGAGGGTATCCGCGCCTACGACTCGAAGAGCGGTCCGGCCATTTTCCGGCTCGGCGAGCACATCGAGCGGCTCATGGCGTCCAGCAAGATCTACCGCATGCAGGTGCCCTTCTCGGCCGAACAGATCGAACGCGCCTGCCTGGAGGCGGTGGCGGTGAACGGCCTGCGCGACTGCTACATCCGGCCGCTCGTCTATCGCGGCTACTCGCACGTCGGCGTGGACCCGAGGGGCACGCCGATCGACCTCATGATCGCGGTCTTCCCGTGGGGCAAGTACCTGGGCGAGGACGCGCTCACCAAGGGCGCGGCGGTCAAGATCGGCACCTGGGCGCGCATGGCGCCGAACACGCTTCCGGCGCTGGCGAAGGCCGGCGGCAACTACATGAACTCGCAGTTGCTCAAGCTGGAGGCCGTCGAGGACGGCTACGACGAGGCGATCGCGCTGGACGTTCAGGGGTTCGTGAGCGAGGGCTCGGGCGAGAACCTGTTCGCCGTCCACCGCAGGGAGATCCTGACGCCGCCGGTCAGCTCCAGCATCCTTTCGGGCATCACGCGCGACAGCGTCATGCGCCTGGCGCAGGACATGGGCTACACGGTTCGCGAGGCGGTGCTGCCGCGCGAGCTGCTGTACATCGTGGACGAGCTGTTCTTCACCGGGACCGCGGTCGAGATCACCCCGATCGGATCGGTGGATCGCATCCCGGTGGGAACCGGAGAACGCGGGCCGGTGACGAAGGCGCTGCAGGACGCGTTCTTCGGCATCGTCAAGGGCGAGCTGCCGGACCGCTACGGCTGGCTCTCGCCGGTGCCACAGGCGTCCGCGAAACGCGCGTGA
- a CDS encoding DUF58 domain-containing protein → MDTAELLRKVRRLEIRSRRLVEDLFSGGRESVFKGRGVEFEEVRPYVPGDEVRDIDWNVTARAGHPYVKRFVEERELTVLLVVDVSRSMRFGTAAQEKRELAAELVAVLGFAAMRNNDRVGLLLAAGKVEHFVRPSRGRTHLLRLLRDVLDHESESEGTRLGDAARFVSRTIRHRGLVFWISDFEDRLEVRDWRVLASRHEVTAFALRDPRDEQLPGVGWTLFEDLESGERRLVNTRSKEVQRRYASQARDRRRHTDQTLARARCPLVELRTDRPYLPVLMRYFARRGRRGVA, encoded by the coding sequence ATGGACACCGCGGAACTCCTGCGCAAGGTTCGCCGCCTCGAGATCCGCAGCCGCAGGCTCGTCGAGGACCTTTTCTCCGGCGGGCGCGAGAGCGTGTTCAAGGGACGCGGCGTCGAGTTCGAGGAAGTGCGGCCGTACGTGCCCGGCGACGAGGTCCGCGACATCGACTGGAACGTCACCGCGCGCGCCGGTCATCCGTACGTGAAGCGCTTCGTCGAGGAACGCGAGCTGACCGTGCTGCTGGTCGTGGACGTCTCGCGCTCGATGCGCTTCGGCACCGCCGCGCAGGAGAAGCGCGAGCTGGCCGCCGAGCTGGTGGCCGTGCTGGGTTTCGCGGCGATGCGCAACAACGACCGGGTCGGCCTGCTGCTCGCGGCGGGAAAGGTGGAGCACTTCGTGCGGCCCTCGCGCGGGCGGACGCACCTGCTGCGGCTGCTCCGCGACGTGCTCGACCACGAGTCGGAGAGCGAGGGCACGCGCCTCGGCGACGCGGCCCGGTTCGTGAGCCGGACGATCCGCCATCGCGGCCTGGTGTTCTGGATCTCGGACTTCGAGGACCGGCTCGAAGTGCGCGACTGGCGCGTGCTCGCCTCCCGGCACGAGGTGACGGCGTTCGCGCTGCGCGACCCGCGCGACGAGCAGCTCCCGGGCGTCGGCTGGACGCTGTTCGAGGATCTGGAGTCCGGCGAGCGGCGGCTGGTGAACACGCGATCGAAGGAGGTCCAGCGCCGCTACGCCTCGCAGGCGCGTGACCGCCGCCGTCACACGGACCAGACGCTCGCGCGTGCCCGTTGCCCGCTGGTGGAGCTGCGGACCGACCGCCCGTATCTGCCGGTGCTGATGCGTTACTTCGCGCGCCGCGGCCGGCGGGGGGTCGCATGA